One segment of Pempheris klunzingeri isolate RE-2024b chromosome 20, fPemKlu1.hap1, whole genome shotgun sequence DNA contains the following:
- the crp1 gene encoding C-reactive protein, which translates to MGLKAFTLCMRVATELPEERQIILFAYRTADYDELNVWREKDGRISFYMSGDGTFFHLPPLSTFRTSLCLTWESRTGLAAFWVEGKRSTYQVYKPGHTIRPQGTVLLGQDPDKHLGGLEAVQSFVGEVTDLNMWDFVLSRSMIQAWHYGHKVPKGNIFDWATMEYELNGNVMVVDDD; encoded by the coding sequence ATGGGGCTGAAGGCCTTCACCCTCTGCATGCGTGTGGCCACTGAGCTCCCAGAAGAACGGCAGATCATTCTGTTCGCCTACCGCACAGCCGACTATGACGAGCTCAACGTGTGGCGTGAGAAGGACGGGCGTATCTCCTTTTACATGAGCGGCGACGGCACCTTCTTTCACCTGCCACCCCTCAGCACCTTCCGCACCAGCCTCTGCCTGACTTGGGAGTCTCGCACTGGCCTGGCCGCTTTCTGGGTGGAGGGGAAACGCAGCACCTACCAGGTCTACAAACCTGGGCACACCATCCGACCACAGGGCACCGTCCTCCTGGGGCAGGACCCGGACAAACACCTGGGGGGTTTGGAGGCCGTGCAGAGCTTTGTAGGGGAGGTGACTGATCTGAATATGTGGGACTTTGTGCTCTCCAGGAGCATGATCCAGGCCTGGCACTACGGCCACAAGGTCCCCAAGGGCAACATCTTTGACTGGGCCACTATGGAGTATGAGCTGAACGGGAACGTGATGGTGGTGGATGATGACTGA
- the stub1 gene encoding E3 ubiquitin-protein ligase CHIP, translating to MAGSPEKSSTAQELKEQGNRLFLCRKYQEAATCYSKAINRNPSVAVYYTNRALCHVKLQQHDKALADCKHALELDSQSVKAHFFLGQCHLELENYDEAIGNLQKAYNLAKEQRLNFGDDIPSALRIAKKKRWNSIEEKRINQENELHAYLTKLILAEKERELEEYKEKQDDNQNGGDAAKIASKHDKYLMDMDELFSQVDEKRKKREIPDYLCGKISFELMREPCITPSGITYDRKDIEEHLQRVGHFDPVTRSPLTQDQLIPNLAMKEVIDAFIQENGWVEDY from the exons ATGGCCGGCAGCCCGGAGAAGAGTTCCACAGCGCAGGAGCTGAAGGAGCAGGGGAACCGGCTGTTCCTCTGCCGCAAGTACCAGGAGGCTGCTACATGCTACAGTAAAGCTATT aACCGTAATCCATCTGTGGCAGTGTACTACACCAACAGGGCTCTCTGCCatgtgaagctgcagcagcatgacAAGGCTCTGGCAGACTGTAAGCACGCGCTGGAGCTGGACAGCCAGTCCGTCAAGGCCCACTTTTTCTTGGGCCAGTGtcacctggagctggagaactACGATGAAGCCATCGGCAACCTGCAGAAAG CTTATAACCTGGCAAAAGAACAGAGGCTGAACTTTGGAGATGACATCCCCAGCGCCTTGCGCATTGCCAAGAAGAAACGTTGGAATAGCATTGAGGAGAAGCGCATCAACCAGGAGAACGAGTTACATGCCTACCTGACCAAACTCATACTGGCTGAGAAGGAAAG aGAACTAGAGGAATACAAAGAGAAACAGGACGACAATCAAAATGGAGGCGATGCTGCTAAGATTGCATCAAAACAT GACAAGTATCTGATGGACATGGATGAGCTCTTCTCTCAAGtggatgagaaaagaaaa AAGCGGGAGATCCCCGATTACCTGTGTGGGAAGATCAGTTTTGAGCTGATGAGGGAGCCCTGCATCACACCCAGTGGAATCACTTATGATCGCAAGGACATTGAAGAGCACCTACAG CGAGTCGGTCATTTTGACCCGGTCACCAGGAGTCCCCTGACCCAGGACCAGCTGATCCCGAACTTGGCCATGAAGGAAGTGATCGATGCCTTTATCCAGGAGAACGGCTGGGTGGAGGACTACTGA